From the Hevea brasiliensis isolate MT/VB/25A 57/8 chromosome 15, ASM3005281v1, whole genome shotgun sequence genome, one window contains:
- the LOC110669378 gene encoding uncharacterized protein LOC110669378: MALYIDEEEVWKCPRHPSKKRRTGICHVCLRERLSSLCPDCANIRPCACYAAATTSSSSSCSSSSHFSSAAAATESFVTGIGTVGLVSNLIESEPSFRRSRSLAIPFLRSKPPVDHDCSIRKDSRKTASPFWSLFKSSRSSGNVSNRGDVERYNAVLLEQEDANKKKKKNEEERRKMMRKSRSVAVSVTSDSRGGDVKSSKGMGWYFRSPIKAFKQSASRGIIVQERSPLRRG; encoded by the coding sequence ATGGCGCTTTACATCGACGAGGAGGAGGTGTGGAAATGTCCTAGACACCCTTCGAAGAAACGCCGTACAGGAATTTGCCACGTGTGCCTCCGTGAGCGACTCTCCTCCCTCTGTCCAGACTGCGCTAACATACGTCCCTGTGCTTGTTACGCTGCCGCCACCACTTCTTCCTCTAGCTCCTGTTCTTCCTCCTCTCACTTCTCCTCAGCCGCCGCCGCTACTGAATCATTCGTCACTGGAATCGGAACTGTCGGCCTTGTGTCCAATCTGATCGAGAGCGAGCCTTCCTTTCGCCGGTCGAGGTCACTTGCAATTCCATTTCTACGGTCAAAGCCGCCTGTTGACCATGATTGCTCTATCCGCAAAGATAGTCGTAAAACGGCGTCGCCGTTTTGGTCGCTTTTCAAAAGTAGCAGGAGTAGCGGTAACGTGAGCAACAGAGGCGATGTCGAGCGATACAACGCTGTTTTATTGGAACAGGAAGATgcgaacaagaagaagaagaagaatgaggaGGAGAGGAGGAAGATGATGAGGAAATCGAGGTCTGTGGCTGTATCTGTGACGTCAGATTCCCGTGGTGGTGACGTAAAATCATCCAAAGGGATGGGCTGGTATTTCCGGAGTCCGATCAAGGCTTTCAAGCAATCTGCCTCAAGGGGAATAATTGTACAGGAAAGGTCGCCTTTGCGCAGAggttga